One window of the Trifolium pratense cultivar HEN17-A07 linkage group LG2, ARS_RC_1.1, whole genome shotgun sequence genome contains the following:
- the LOC123909620 gene encoding cucumber peeling cupredoxin-like, giving the protein MSQLKNMSILLLIAFAATILQNIEATDHIVGGSTGWTATPPGGASFYSDWASNITFKENDVLVFNFVTGAHTVAEISKANFDNCNVNQNTQAITTSPARVTLDKTGDFYFTCTFQGHCNNGQKLSVKVSASSPAPAQGPSPPSPTPPSSGTTPPSPIPPSGTTPTPPSPTPPVNGDSPSPSSPTQPGATPPSPGSATSLVATFSIFTVVVVNLLF; this is encoded by the exons ATGTCTCAATTAAAGAATATGTCTATTCTTTTATTAATTGCTTTTGCTGCAACAATACTACAAAATATCGAAGCCACAGATCATATTGTTGGAGGCTCCACCGGTTGGACCGCTACTCCTCCAGGTGGCGCTTCGTTTTACTCTGACTGGGCCTCCAACATCACATTCAAAGAAAATGATGTCTTAG TTTTCAACTTTGTCACCGGAGCTCACACAGTTGCCGAAATTAGCAAGGCAAACTTTGACAACTGCAACGTCAATCAAAATACTCAAGCCATAACAACATCGCCAGCAAGAGTAACCCTTGACAAAACTGGGGATTTCTATTTTACATGTACTTTTCAAGGCCATTGTAACAATGGCCAAAAGCTAAGTGTTAAAGTTTCCGCTTCTTCGCCTGCTCCAGCTCAAGGTCCTTCTCCTCCTTCTCCGACTCCTCCTTCATCAGGAACCACTCCTCCTTCACCTATTCCTCCATCAGGAACCACTCCTACTCCTCCTTCTCCAACTCCACCTGTCAACGGAGATTCACCATCCCCTTCATCTCCAACTCAACCAGGCGCAACTCCTCCATCACCGGGCTCAGCCACTTCTCTCGTTGCTACTTTCTCTATTTTCACCGTCGTTGTTGTAAACTTATTGTTTTAG